In one window of Paraflavitalea soli DNA:
- a CDS encoding RagB/SusD family nutrient uptake outer membrane protein produces MFKHKYISILIVCSACLLASCKKYLDIVPDNSPTLDYAFTLRNEAQKFLFTCYSYLPGSTDPQSNVGFLGGDEIWFPLEYREFDATLWNWEIGRGNQNSNRPYVNYWDGDRYGIKAFEAIRQCNIFIENVSDLRKVPDLSLPERERWLAEVKFLKAYYHFLLLRMYGAIPLVDVNISVSAKPEEVKVSRVPFDSCVNYIVNLLDEAATVLPPFIADRNNEQGRITSPIAKAIKARVLVTAASPLFNGNGDLAASKNTSGQALYAAAADDSKWTRAVQACKEAIDIATQNGAMLYYFPPSSFKLSQQTITQMNVRQAVCERWNAEKIWGNSGRLANRLQTTCMARLSSDVASNTTLRAMFSATMKTAELFYTRNGVPITEDKTLNFENRYATRMAVDSERYIINPGYVTARLNFDREPRFYANLCFDGGVWYLYSSPTQSDSGTYVLKAKANQYGGTDIGGGINQTGYFIKKLVDWNFSFSASGVTVRPYEWPEVRLADLYLLYAEAVNEATGNTEEACSYLNKIRARAGVATIQDAWTNYSTNPAKYTTKAGLREIIKRERAIELCFEGSRFWDLRRWKDAAYELNQPVRGWTISGTTDDSYYLVRTLFQQRFIAPRDYLWPIRLSNLSVNPNLVQNPGW; encoded by the coding sequence ATGTTTAAGCATAAATATATTTCCATTCTTATTGTTTGTTCCGCTTGCTTGCTGGCCTCCTGTAAGAAGTACCTCGACATAGTGCCGGATAATTCACCAACCCTTGATTACGCATTTACCCTGCGCAACGAAGCGCAGAAGTTCCTGTTCACCTGCTATTCCTACCTGCCGGGTTCTACCGACCCGCAATCGAATGTGGGATTTCTCGGCGGCGATGAAATATGGTTTCCATTGGAATACCGTGAATTTGACGCCACTCTTTGGAATTGGGAAATCGGCCGGGGCAACCAGAACAGCAACAGACCGTATGTGAATTACTGGGACGGCGACCGCTATGGTATTAAAGCTTTTGAGGCTATCCGGCAATGTAACATCTTTATCGAAAATGTATCAGATCTTCGCAAAGTGCCCGATCTCTCACTGCCCGAACGCGAAAGATGGCTGGCTGAAGTCAAATTCCTGAAAGCATATTATCATTTTCTCCTGTTGCGCATGTACGGCGCCATTCCGTTGGTGGATGTAAACATCTCCGTATCGGCCAAGCCGGAAGAAGTGAAAGTAAGCCGGGTACCATTCGACAGTTGCGTTAATTACATCGTGAACCTCCTCGACGAAGCAGCCACTGTGCTTCCTCCCTTTATTGCCGACAGGAACAATGAGCAGGGACGCATTACCAGTCCCATAGCCAAAGCCATTAAAGCCCGTGTACTCGTTACGGCCGCCAGCCCCTTGTTCAATGGCAACGGCGACCTCGCTGCTTCCAAAAACACCAGTGGGCAAGCCCTGTATGCTGCGGCGGCTGATGACAGCAAATGGACAAGGGCTGTACAGGCCTGCAAGGAAGCCATAGACATAGCAACGCAAAACGGCGCCATGCTGTACTATTTCCCCCCATCATCATTCAAGCTATCTCAGCAAACCATCACCCAGATGAATGTGCGCCAGGCGGTGTGTGAAAGATGGAATGCAGAAAAAATATGGGGCAACTCCGGCCGGCTGGCCAACAGGTTGCAAACTACCTGTATGGCCAGGCTAAGCAGCGACGTTGCTTCCAATACCACCCTCCGGGCGATGTTCAGCGCTACCATGAAAACAGCCGAACTCTTTTATACCCGCAATGGCGTACCCATTACAGAAGATAAGACATTGAATTTTGAGAACAGGTACGCTACCCGGATGGCAGTAGACAGCGAACGTTATATCATTAATCCCGGATACGTTACAGCGAGGCTCAATTTCGACAGGGAACCGCGTTTCTATGCCAACCTTTGCTTTGACGGGGGTGTCTGGTATTTGTATAGCAGTCCTACCCAGTCTGATTCCGGTACCTATGTATTGAAGGCAAAAGCCAACCAGTACGGTGGTACGGATATAGGCGGTGGGATCAATCAAACAGGTTACTTTATCAAAAAGCTGGTTGACTGGAACTTTTCCTTCAGTGCCAGCGGGGTGACCGTACGGCCTTATGAATGGCCGGAAGTGAGGCTCGCAGACCTGTATCTTTTGTATGCCGAAGCGGTCAATGAAGCTACCGGCAATACGGAAGAGGCCTGCAGCTACCTCAACAAGATACGCGCCCGGGCCGGTGTAGCCACCATCCAGGATGCATGGACCAATTATTCTACCAATCCTGCAAAATATACCACCAAAGCCGGCCTGCGTGAGATCATCAAACGGGAAAGGGCTATTGAACTGTGTTTTGAAGGCAGCCGGTTCTGGGATCTGCGCCGGTGGAAAGATGCCGCCTACGAATTAAACCAGCCTGTAAGAGGATGGACCATCAGCGGCACCACCGATGATAGCTATTACCTCGTAAGGACCCTTTTCCAGCAGCGGTTTATAGCGCCACGTGATTACCTCTGGCCCATTCGCCTGAGCAACCTGTCTGTAAACCCCAACCTCGTTCAAAACCCGGGATGGTAA
- a CDS encoding two-component regulator propeller domain-containing protein yields MELNTPGSYCLLKKTFLLFLNTVLLILPGMGQDVTPVEYIGIENGLSNNSVTCIYQDRFGFLWVGTYDGINRYDGYNFKVYRHRLNDSSTLINNRITNIAEDDENRLWIGTKKGMSTWSNSTQRFSLVYYHPDTTTNGSRGLIDMPTNEVIADGKGNIFMACNGKGLLMYQKATGIVSQVPFVNGREGEVYNYQVQGVRKTKDGIVWVFVNSKGLCQYDYKNNKVTLVNNYIGGCSLMETDRRGQLWMAWGRNVYEYNPAGNTYTNRGATSGRGDNVLCLLSNEDGSIWLGTDGSGITTLDDANEGRFIPLGKEELSARLNSKSISALYKDRQGNKWVGTLRGGLNCIRNGKRIFASLNHDPANSNSLAGCFVSAFAQDDEGRLWIGTDGSGISIWDRRLNRFNNFTHENSSLSSNLITCIRKTADGNIWVATYGNGIDLYDKKTGGFINYPCLNRVAWTNDFNVWTLYEDKEHTLWAGTVTGSLFRLNRQANRFEVFDTKLADILSLTEDRQGNLWGGNFESLIKIDRVNKRHEYFAAENPVRIIHEDRNGQLWVGTEGSGLLLFDKAAGRFKAFTEEDGLANNSVLNMLEDHSGHLWLSTFNGLSRMNLESHQFKNFFQSDGLQSNQFIYNAAYATSNGQFFFGGLKGMNFFYPDSVALSYRPLQVLITDLRIDNVPVAQDNTFTRSQVLYTLDALRLPYNKAVLSIDFASPEFNNPHQVSYAYYMEGWDKGWNYSGKIRTANYSHLNEGHYKLRIRSTDGGGVWSHEERVISIIVLPPWYRSWWAWLLYTGITAGMIGIYVRYKNKQSQLAYEIKLAHLNAERETEINRRKLDFFTNIAHEFRTPVTLIINPIRDLLFKPDTGPEHAEMKMVYRNSKRLLSLVDQLLLFKKAESGVDDLRVVKLNLTHVCREVFLCFTQQAKSQQINYQFESAADQIEVYADREKIEIAIFNLISNAMKFTPVGGSIWMRLAEQESTIELSVEDTGCGIPDEVGTRIFERFYQSKHNSSLKAGFGIGLFLAKSFVEAHKGRLDYTTRPGEGTTFFISLLKGLTHLGPRQMDGVAIQKSNMLEELSTQEAIPLPEVPAKDTLPQRDTSMDTLITSGHTMLLVDDNEGIREYLRQVFKENFSLFEADNGREGLALAKQHMPDIIISDIVMNEMTGIEFCTAIKEDPALSHIQVILLTGSSSAEIKLKGVECGADDYITKPFERELLLARVNSLLKIRNNLQKYFYNEITLRKNDLIISEDYKVFLERCIETVEAHIDRDDFSIKLFAKEMGMSHSNLYKRVKQVSGQSINSFIRFIRLRKAAELLISSDCNVNEAAFQVGIADGKYFRIQFAKLFGMNPSEYRKKYHKAFQKNYKVHEKAIKERPQP; encoded by the coding sequence GTGGGTAGGTACTTATGATGGCATCAACCGCTATGATGGATACAACTTTAAAGTATACCGTCACCGCCTGAATGACTCGTCCACGCTGATCAATAACAGGATAACCAATATCGCCGAAGATGATGAGAACCGCCTATGGATCGGCACCAAAAAAGGAATGAGCACCTGGTCCAATAGCACCCAACGTTTTTCTTTGGTCTACTATCATCCGGATACAACTACAAATGGCAGCAGGGGGCTCATTGATATGCCCACCAATGAAGTGATTGCGGATGGAAAAGGCAACATATTCATGGCCTGCAATGGCAAGGGGCTCTTAATGTATCAAAAAGCAACAGGTATTGTCAGCCAGGTGCCGTTTGTCAATGGCAGGGAAGGGGAGGTGTACAATTACCAGGTACAGGGTGTTCGCAAGACGAAAGATGGCATTGTATGGGTTTTTGTAAATAGCAAAGGCCTCTGTCAGTATGATTATAAAAACAACAAGGTAACCCTTGTCAATAACTATATCGGGGGTTGCTCGCTTATGGAAACAGATAGAAGGGGCCAATTGTGGATGGCGTGGGGACGCAATGTCTATGAATACAATCCGGCCGGTAATACCTATACCAACCGGGGCGCTACATCGGGTCGTGGAGATAATGTATTGTGTCTCCTCTCCAATGAGGATGGGAGTATCTGGTTAGGAACCGATGGCAGTGGTATTACAACATTGGACGATGCAAACGAAGGACGTTTTATACCATTGGGAAAGGAGGAATTGTCGGCCAGGCTAAATAGTAAATCCATATCGGCGTTATACAAAGACAGGCAGGGCAATAAATGGGTGGGCACTTTAAGGGGTGGATTAAATTGTATCCGTAACGGTAAACGCATTTTTGCTTCCCTCAACCACGATCCTGCCAATAGCAATAGCCTGGCAGGTTGCTTTGTGTCGGCATTTGCGCAGGATGATGAGGGGCGGCTTTGGATAGGTACCGATGGCAGCGGTATCAGCATCTGGGACCGAAGGCTGAACCGGTTCAATAACTTTACCCATGAAAACAGTTCCCTTTCCAGTAACCTCATAACCTGTATAAGAAAAACGGCTGATGGCAATATATGGGTGGCTACTTATGGCAACGGGATCGATCTGTACGACAAAAAGACCGGTGGGTTTATCAATTATCCCTGTCTCAACCGCGTGGCCTGGACCAATGATTTCAATGTGTGGACCCTTTACGAAGACAAAGAACACACATTATGGGCAGGTACCGTGACCGGCAGTTTATTCCGCCTCAACAGGCAGGCCAACCGCTTTGAAGTATTTGATACGAAATTGGCAGACATACTTAGCCTCACAGAAGACCGCCAGGGCAACCTATGGGGAGGTAATTTTGAATCCCTGATAAAGATTGACCGGGTAAATAAGCGCCATGAATACTTTGCGGCGGAAAACCCGGTACGCATTATCCATGAAGATAGGAATGGACAGCTTTGGGTAGGAACGGAAGGCAGTGGATTGTTGTTGTTTGATAAGGCTGCCGGCAGGTTCAAGGCCTTTACAGAAGAGGATGGCCTGGCTAATAATTCCGTGCTGAATATGTTGGAAGACCATAGCGGTCATCTGTGGCTGAGTACATTCAATGGCTTGAGCCGGATGAACCTGGAAAGCCATCAGTTCAAGAATTTTTTCCAATCCGACGGGTTACAATCCAACCAATTCATCTACAATGCGGCTTATGCAACCTCCAATGGCCAGTTCTTCTTTGGTGGGTTAAAAGGTATGAATTTCTTTTATCCCGATAGCGTAGCACTTAGTTACAGACCTCTTCAGGTATTGATAACTGACCTGCGTATTGACAATGTGCCGGTGGCGCAGGACAATACATTTACCAGGAGCCAGGTATTGTATACGCTGGATGCACTCAGGCTGCCTTACAACAAGGCCGTGCTTTCTATAGATTTTGCTTCGCCCGAATTCAATAACCCCCACCAGGTTTCATATGCCTATTATATGGAGGGATGGGATAAAGGTTGGAATTATAGCGGCAAGATACGTACCGCCAACTACAGCCACCTCAATGAAGGACATTACAAACTGCGCATAAGATCCACGGATGGAGGAGGGGTCTGGAGTCATGAGGAACGGGTGATCTCGATTATAGTGCTTCCGCCCTGGTATCGAAGCTGGTGGGCCTGGTTGCTGTATACCGGTATAACAGCAGGCATGATTGGTATTTATGTCAGGTATAAGAATAAGCAATCGCAACTGGCTTATGAAATAAAGCTTGCTCACCTCAACGCCGAACGGGAAACTGAGATCAACCGCCGCAAGCTCGACTTCTTCACCAATATAGCCCACGAATTCAGAACCCCCGTCACACTGATCATCAATCCTATCAGGGATCTTTTATTCAAGCCGGATACCGGACCGGAACATGCGGAAATGAAAATGGTGTACCGCAATAGCAAGCGCCTGCTTAGCCTGGTAGATCAATTGCTGTTGTTTAAAAAGGCAGAAAGCGGCGTGGACGACCTGCGGGTGGTAAAGCTCAACCTCACCCATGTGTGCAGAGAAGTATTTCTTTGTTTTACCCAACAAGCCAAAAGCCAGCAGATAAATTATCAGTTTGAAAGCGCTGCAGATCAGATCGAAGTATATGCCGACAGAGAAAAAATAGAGATTGCTATTTTCAATCTTATTTCCAATGCCATGAAGTTTACCCCGGTAGGTGGTTCTATTTGGATGCGGCTGGCAGAGCAGGAAAGTACCATTGAACTCAGTGTGGAAGATACAGGTTGCGGCATACCAGATGAAGTAGGAACAAGGATCTTTGAAAGATTTTACCAGTCCAAACATAACTCCTCCTTAAAGGCAGGTTTTGGCATCGGGCTTTTTCTGGCCAAAAGTTTTGTGGAAGCCCATAAAGGCCGGCTTGATTATACCACAAGACCGGGAGAGGGCACCACTTTCTTCATCAGCCTGCTGAAAGGGCTAACGCATTTGGGACCCCGGCAGATGGATGGCGTGGCCATACAGAAGTCAAACATGCTGGAAGAACTGAGTACGCAGGAAGCAATCCCACTACCGGAAGTACCGGCAAAAGACACGCTTCCGCAAAGAGATACCAGCATGGATACCCTTATTACCAGCGGTCATACCATGCTGCTGGTGGATGACAATGAAGGTATAAGAGAATACCTGCGGCAGGTATTCAAAGAAAACTTCTCGCTTTTTGAAGCAGACAATGGCAGGGAAGGCCTGGCACTGGCAAAACAGCATATGCCCGATATCATCATCAGCGATATTGTTATGAATGAAATGACGGGTATTGAATTTTGTACCGCCATCAAAGAGGACCCGGCACTAAGCCATATCCAGGTGATCCTGCTTACAGGCAGCTCATCGGCCGAAATAAAATTGAAAGGGGTGGAATGCGGCGCCGATGACTACATTACCAAGCCTTTTGAACGGGAATTGTTGCTGGCAAGGGTTAACAGCCTGTTGAAGATCCGCAACAACCTGCAGAAATATTTTTATAACGAGATCACGCTGCGCAAGAATGATCTGATCATTTCAGAAGACTATAAGGTATTCCTGGAAAGATGTATTGAAACAGTCGAAGCGCATATTGACCGGGATGATTTTTCGATCAAGCTGTTTGCCAAAGAAATGGGGATGAGCCATTCCAACCTGTACAAGCGTGTAAAGCAGGTGTCGGGCCAGTCCATCAACAGCTTTATCCGGTTTATCAGGTTACGTAAGGCGGCCGAACTATTGATAAGTTCTGATTGCAATGTGAATGAAGCCGCCTTCCAGGTAGGAATAGCTGACGGCAAATACTTCCGTATTCAGTTTGCGAAGCTGTTTGGCATGAACCCTTCTGAGTACAGGAAAAAATACCACAAGGCCTTTCAAAAGAATTACAAAGTGCATGAGAAGGCAATAAAAGAAAGGCCTCAGCCCTGA
- a CDS encoding SusC/RagA family TonB-linked outer membrane protein: MTRKHRLKGQGGYCFFFLLFFVFANLGAAAQSEITVSGKIRSDSATLEGVSVSLKNNPAKSTQSGKGGIYSIKVPANGVLVFSYVGYQSWEQAIEGNSKIDVKLLPDNKALETVIVSVGFGTQKKTSMVSSITSVEPKELKGPTSNLTNMLAGRISGVVAYQRSGEPGADNASFFIRGLGSFGAGKVDPLILIDGVESSNTDLARLQPDDIATFSVLKDATAAAVYGARGANGVLIITTKSGVAGATSFTGRIENSISTNTRNFKLTDNITYMELANEAALTRNSPGGLPYSQTKINRTIAGDNPLLYPNNNWIDMLIKDYTMNQRYNFGLSGGSPKARYYLAGTYNVDNGLLKQNSLNGFDNNIKLRNYSIRSNVDLRFTATTTASIRLYGQFDDYNGPIGDRQEDGRMANGGQKVFNQAIWSNPVMFPAIYPREYLPHINHPLFGNRVIPGTIGTLYANPYASMMSGYSQINSSTLQAQVEVKQDLSGIAPGLSARVMAYTKRYAYFDMSRNYNPFYYSAMTLDDKTVSGLLVLNDGSTGSVGTTGTEFLSYNEGYKMVNSVFYTEGALNYNHTFNTVHEVSGMVIGIVRNYLNGNAGSLEASLPARNLGVSGRFTYGYDSRYMAEIDFGYNGSERFDAKSRFGFFPSFGLAWNVSNEKFFAPANKIITNLKLRGTYGLVGNDQIGRATDRFFYLSSANMSNDDYRYTFGLDYGYSRPGISLTRYANPDITWEKSKQLNIGMDLTLYKDFTLTVDAYRNIRSQILMARSYIPTTMGLQAGVSANVGKARSTGVDIMLNYDKTINRSWWVQARGNFTYATSRILVYDEPAYAGNLAHLLHAGRPTSQVYGLIAERLFYDQKEVINSPSQSYGDVMAGDIKYHDMDGDGQITSNDIVPIGYPTTPEIIYGFGFSVGHKGFDLSTFFQGSARSSFFINPQNISPFVRSGGSQNGLLQVIANDHWSEDQRNSYAFWPRLSNYFVANNNQTSTWWMRNGAFLRLKTLELGYTLPSTFLHRIGFKTARAYVNGSNLFVWSEFDMWDPEMGGNGLGYPVQRVFNVGINFNL, translated from the coding sequence ATGACAAGAAAACACCGGTTAAAAGGCCAGGGAGGTTATTGTTTTTTCTTCCTGCTCTTTTTCGTTTTTGCCAATCTTGGGGCTGCTGCCCAGTCCGAAATTACGGTGTCGGGCAAAATAAGAAGCGATTCTGCCACCCTCGAAGGAGTATCGGTATCCCTGAAGAACAATCCTGCCAAAAGCACCCAATCGGGCAAGGGCGGTATTTATTCCATAAAAGTTCCTGCCAATGGCGTGTTGGTATTCTCCTATGTGGGTTATCAATCCTGGGAGCAGGCCATTGAAGGAAATAGTAAAATAGATGTAAAACTACTCCCTGATAACAAAGCCCTCGAAACGGTGATAGTGAGTGTGGGTTTTGGCACCCAGAAAAAAACGAGTATGGTAAGTTCCATTACCAGTGTGGAGCCCAAAGAACTCAAAGGTCCTACCAGTAATCTTACCAATATGCTGGCCGGCCGCATATCGGGGGTGGTAGCCTACCAGCGCAGCGGGGAACCGGGTGCAGACAATGCCTCTTTCTTTATACGCGGCCTTGGCTCTTTTGGCGCCGGTAAAGTAGATCCCCTGATATTGATTGATGGTGTCGAATCATCCAATACCGACCTGGCCCGGCTTCAGCCCGACGACATCGCTACTTTTTCTGTGTTGAAGGATGCTACCGCTGCCGCAGTATATGGAGCAAGGGGCGCCAACGGTGTGCTGATCATTACCACAAAATCAGGGGTGGCGGGCGCTACCTCCTTTACAGGCCGTATTGAAAACTCTATATCCACCAATACCCGCAACTTCAAGCTTACCGACAATATCACCTACATGGAGCTGGCCAATGAGGCAGCCTTAACAAGAAACTCTCCCGGCGGATTGCCTTATTCCCAAACCAAGATCAACCGCACCATCGCTGGCGACAATCCCTTATTGTACCCCAACAACAACTGGATTGATATGCTCATCAAGGATTATACCATGAACCAGCGTTACAATTTTGGTTTAAGTGGTGGCAGTCCCAAAGCGCGTTATTACCTGGCTGGTACTTATAATGTGGACAACGGACTGTTAAAGCAAAACTCGCTGAATGGTTTTGATAACAATATCAAACTCCGCAACTATTCCATCCGGTCCAATGTTGACCTGCGGTTTACCGCTACCACTACAGCTTCCATCAGGTTGTACGGACAGTTTGATGATTACAATGGGCCGATCGGCGACCGTCAGGAAGATGGCAGGATGGCCAACGGTGGGCAGAAAGTATTCAACCAGGCTATCTGGTCCAATCCGGTTATGTTTCCGGCCATCTATCCCCGGGAATACCTGCCACATATCAACCATCCATTGTTTGGCAACCGCGTCATTCCCGGCACTATCGGTACGCTGTACGCCAATCCTTATGCCTCCATGATGTCGGGCTATTCGCAAATAAATTCTTCTACCCTGCAGGCGCAGGTGGAAGTAAAACAAGACCTGTCGGGCATTGCACCAGGCCTGTCGGCCAGGGTCATGGCCTATACAAAGCGCTATGCTTATTTCGACATGAGCAGGAATTACAATCCTTTCTATTACAGTGCCATGACCCTCGACGACAAGACGGTCTCGGGCCTGCTGGTGCTCAACGATGGCAGCACCGGATCAGTAGGTACAACCGGCACCGAATTTCTGAGCTATAATGAAGGGTATAAAATGGTGAACAGTGTATTCTATACGGAAGGTGCGCTTAATTACAACCATACCTTCAATACCGTACATGAAGTTTCGGGCATGGTGATAGGTATTGTACGCAATTACCTCAATGGCAATGCCGGCAGCCTCGAAGCCAGCCTGCCCGCCCGCAATCTCGGCGTATCAGGCCGTTTTACATACGGATACGACAGCCGTTATATGGCCGAAATTGACTTTGGATACAATGGTTCCGAGCGCTTTGATGCCAAAAGCCGCTTTGGTTTTTTCCCCTCCTTTGGACTTGCCTGGAATGTTTCCAATGAAAAATTCTTCGCACCAGCTAACAAGATCATCACCAACCTCAAACTGCGCGGTACTTACGGGCTGGTCGGAAATGATCAGATAGGCCGCGCCACCGACCGTTTCTTCTACCTGTCCAGCGCCAACATGAGCAATGATGATTACAGGTATACTTTCGGCCTCGATTACGGATACAGCCGGCCGGGTATTTCACTGACACGATATGCCAACCCGGATATTACCTGGGAAAAATCAAAACAGCTCAACATTGGAATGGACCTTACCCTGTACAAGGACTTTACGCTTACAGTGGATGCCTACAGGAACATTCGCTCACAAATATTGATGGCCCGTTCTTATATACCTACTACCATGGGCCTGCAGGCAGGCGTTTCGGCCAATGTGGGAAAAGCCCGGAGTACAGGTGTGGACATCATGCTCAATTATGATAAAACCATCAACAGGAGCTGGTGGGTGCAGGCAAGGGGCAATTTCACCTATGCCACCAGCAGGATACTGGTATATGATGAACCTGCTTATGCCGGCAACCTGGCGCATTTACTCCACGCAGGCCGCCCCACTTCGCAGGTATACGGGCTGATTGCCGAAAGATTATTTTATGATCAGAAGGAAGTGATCAACTCGCCCTCACAATCCTATGGAGATGTAATGGCCGGCGATATCAAATACCATGATATGGACGGTGACGGACAGATCACCAGCAACGATATAGTGCCTATTGGCTATCCTACTACTCCGGAGATCATTTATGGATTTGGTTTTTCCGTTGGTCACAAGGGATTTGACCTGAGCACATTCTTCCAGGGATCGGCCAGATCATCCTTCTTTATCAATCCGCAGAATATTTCACCCTTTGTGCGCAGTGGCGGCTCGCAAAACGGCCTCCTGCAAGTCATTGCCAATGACCACTGGAGCGAGGACCAACGAAATAGCTATGCCTTTTGGCCACGCCTCAGCAATTACTTCGTAGCCAACAATAACCAAACCTCCACCTGGTGGATGAGGAATGGGGCTTTCCTGCGGTTGAAGACACTGGAACTGGGGTATACACTTCCCTCAACATTCCTGCACCGGATAGGATTTAAAACCGCCAGGGCCTATGTGAACGGCAGTAACCTTTTTGTATGGAGCGAGTTTGATATGTGGGATCCTGAAATGGGGGGTAACGGACTCGGATATCCCGTGCAAAGGGTGTTTAATGTGGGCATCAACTTCAACCTCTAA
- a CDS encoding DUF5000 domain-containing lipoprotein translates to MKQSLNLSLLTFSIGLFAWSCSKVDSNTPLTPSKGTPAKVANVTVRNDSAKAILTYTLPNAADIAYIKAVYDLASEKSREVKASVYDNQLILDGFGDTLEHQVKVYAVNKAEVASEPVTVTVKPLENPIWGVFRAMKVVPDFAGIRVITKNPARFNIAIEILQDSLGQWFPFNGIYTSTDSINTAIRGMDTLSKKLAFFVRDRFLNRTDTLFQTITPFYETAIAKSDYREYTLPGDAVSAWASNRVANLWDGNWEHWPGCNITKDEGMPSVITFEIGRLTQLSRIVIWDYAEYLNSGRGYYYGGNPRKFEIWASPNPPLDGSWSNWTLMAACEEVKPSGLPYGQLTNEDRTAGMAGFNWDLRADVSKMRYIRIKCNQNWSGGFYQSLSEVQVYGDPR, encoded by the coding sequence ATGAAACAATCTCTCAACCTATCATTGCTCACCTTCAGCATAGGGCTTTTTGCCTGGTCATGCTCCAAAGTGGACTCCAATACACCACTGACGCCCAGTAAGGGTACGCCGGCTAAGGTCGCCAATGTAACAGTGAGAAATGACAGCGCCAAAGCCATTCTTACTTATACCTTACCCAATGCTGCAGACATTGCTTACATAAAAGCGGTATATGACCTGGCTTCAGAAAAATCAAGGGAAGTAAAAGCCAGTGTATACGATAACCAGCTCATACTCGATGGATTTGGGGACACCCTCGAACACCAGGTAAAAGTATATGCCGTCAACAAAGCGGAAGTAGCTTCAGAACCTGTGACGGTTACCGTGAAGCCTTTGGAGAACCCTATCTGGGGCGTGTTCAGGGCCATGAAAGTAGTGCCCGATTTTGCAGGCATCAGGGTCATCACGAAAAACCCCGCCCGGTTCAATATAGCTATTGAGATACTCCAGGATTCACTGGGTCAGTGGTTCCCTTTTAATGGTATATATACTTCAACAGATTCTATCAATACCGCTATCAGGGGAATGGATACCCTATCCAAAAAGCTGGCATTTTTTGTGAGAGACCGCTTCCTCAACCGTACGGACACACTTTTTCAAACCATTACGCCATTCTATGAAACGGCTATTGCCAAAAGTGACTACAGGGAGTATACCCTGCCTGGCGATGCCGTTTCGGCCTGGGCTTCCAACAGAGTGGCCAACCTTTGGGATGGAAACTGGGAACACTGGCCGGGGTGCAATATTACCAAGGATGAAGGCATGCCTTCTGTGATCACTTTTGAGATTGGCAGGCTGACACAGCTCAGCCGTATCGTGATCTGGGATTATGCAGAGTACCTCAACTCGGGAAGGGGTTATTACTATGGCGGGAACCCCCGTAAGTTTGAAATATGGGCCAGCCCCAATCCGCCTCTTGATGGAAGCTGGAGCAACTGGACACTTATGGCTGCCTGCGAAGAGGTAAAACCTTCCGGGCTTCCCTATGGCCAGCTTACCAATGAAGACCGCACAGCAGGTATGGCCGGCTTCAACTGGGACCTGCGTGCCGACGTGTCTAAAATGCGGTACATAAGGATCAAATGCAACCAGAACTGGTCAGGAGGTTTCTACCAGTCTTTGTCGGAAGTACAGGTATATGGTGACCCACGATAA